The DNA sequence CTTTAATCAAAATATGGGGGATAACCCGGCGTTCAAAAACGGAAATGAGAAAGCGTACACTCAATAAAAACAGAATAACAGCCAGAACAAACATAGCATAGCGAAAATTGCTAGAACCCATGCTTTCTTCCAGTAAAAAAGCAGGCAAATTCCAGCCCAGGCTGTAAAGAGCCAGTATTACCATTCCTAAACCAACGATAAAAGAATACACTGCCAGGAGAAAACGGTCAAGAGCGCGCATGTTTTTATCTCCTTTCTATCTATATGTACAATTGTAATTTATTCGCTTTTATTACCTTATTTCCTGCCGGGAACCAGGGATTTTTACCTTTGTTAATTTAATGTTAATCTTCTGTAAATTGTCTTGTCGAAAGAGTACGATAAGGATAAAATCAGAGTGGCGATTTAAAGTTAATACATAGTAGCAGGAGGTATTCAGTTCATGCTTAATTTAAAGCCCAGTAAACCCATTTATTTTGAACTGTTCTCCAAAAACGGCCAGGCTATTTCCCAGGCCGCCCGGATCCTGAAGGAAACAGTCAATGACATGAGCAAACTGGAAACCAATATGGCTACCCTGAAAAGAATTGAAAGCGAAGGAGACGAAATTACCCGTCAATTGCTGGATGAATTAAACTCCGCGTTAATCACCCCTTTTGATCGAGAAGATGTTTTCCGACTGGCCCAGTTCCTGGATGATATCCTGGATTACATCTATGGCACTGCCGACCGTATGATCCTTTACCGGGCCACTGAGCCCACTCAGTGCGTGAAAGAACTGGCAGAGGTATTAGCTGATGTCTGCGCCCGGGTAGAAAAAGCTGTCTGCCTGCTCAATAAAGTATCCGCCAATCAAGAGGAAATCGTCAAGCTCTGCCGGGAAATCAACAGCCTGGAAAGCCGTGGAGATGCAATTTTCCGTGCCGGTATCCAGAGTCTTTTCGATACCGCTAAAGATCCTATGGATTTTATCCGCTGGAAAGAAATTTATGAGCACATGGAACATCTGCTGGACCTCTGTGAAGATGTAGGCGATGTGCTTAAAGGAGTAGTGCTGAAGTATGCTTAGTATAACAGCACTGCTGATAATCGTGATTGTACTAGCACTCGCTTTTGATTTCATCAATGGTTTTCATGATACTGCCAATGCTATCGCTACTTCTGTCTCAACCCGGGCCTTAAAGCCTCAAACTGCTGTAATGCTTGCTGCCGTTCTCAATTTCGCCGGGGCTATGGCTGGTACAGCGGTAGCCAAAACCATCGGTAAAGGGATCGTTGAGACTTCCCTGGTCAACATGCATACTCTAACCGCTGCCATGCTTGGGGCTATTTTCTGGAACCTGCTCACCTGGTATTACGGTTTTCCCAGCAGTTCCTCCCATGCCCTCATCGGCGGCCTGGTAGGTGCTGCCATCGCCTCGGGCGGCTGGCAAGCAGTTATTATTAAAGGCTTTACAGAAAAAGTTCTGTTACCACTGGTATTATCCCCCATTATCGGTTATTTAATCGGCTTTACCTTGATGACCGTTTTTTACTGGATATTCGGCTGGTTCGCTCCTGGCAAAGTCAATAATGTCTTTCGGCGTTTGCAGATTTTGTCCGCTATGTCCGCAGCATTTTCCCATGGTTCCAATGATGCGCAAAAAACGATGGGTATTATCGCCCTCGCCCTCTTTAGTGCCCAGGTCATTCCCGAATTCACCGTACCTATCTGGGTTAAAGCAGCCTGCGCCCTGGCCATGGGGCTGGGCACAGCTGCCGGTGGCTGGCGCATTATCAAAACCATGGGCAGCAAAATCTTCAAGATGGAACCCATTCATGGCTTTGCCGCTGATGTCACTTCCTCTACAGTTATTTACGGTGCCTCCTTACTGGGGGTTCCGGTCAGTACCACCCATGTGGTCTCCTCCTCCATTCTGGGGGTAGGTTCGGCCAAACGCTTTTCTGCTGTGAACTGGCAGGTAGCCATCAATATCATTACCGCCTGGTTTTTAACCATTCCTGCCTCCGGTTTGGTAGCTTATCTGACTTACTGGTTAATCAAAGGAGTATAGGATTTATGGCACTTTGATTGCGAACAGCGCAATTTAAAGTGCCTTATTTTTTAAATTATTTTAATTAAAAACCCGTGACCAAACGGCCACGGGTTAAAGCTAGCGCACTCTAGGAGGCTGGGGTTCTTCATTCCGGGTTTCAGCCTGCGGGAAAACAACACCTTGAACATGGACGTTTACTTCCACTACCGTCATTCCGGTCATGCTTTCCACTGCATTCTTGACAGCAGCCTGTACCTGGCCGGCTACATCGGGAATACGCACCCCGTACTCTACCACCAGGAAAATATCAATGGCCACTTCACGCTCCCCTACTTCCGCCTTGACGCCTTTACTGGGGTTTTTCTTGAAGATCTCGGCAATTCCCCCCATCAGACTGCCGCTCATTCCAGCAACCCCGGGTACATCACTGGCTGCCAGGCCGGCGATGATGCTGATCACTTCCGGAACAATCCGAACTGCCCCCAGGTCTCCCTGATGCTCCACTATAGTACTGGTATCCATGGGCGCCACCTCCTGTACTTATTAGCTTTATTATACAAAATCAGCTTTCATCATTCAACAGGCGGCGCTGGATAAAGTTAGTATAAACTTCTCCCCTCTGGAAGAAGGCATTTTCCAGAATGCGCAAATGGAAGGGAATGGTGGTATGAATACCTTCAATAACAAACTCCTGTAAAGCCCGTTGCATGCGGGCGATGGCTTCCTGCCGGTCCCGCCCCCAGACGATCAGCTTGCCCACCATGGAGTCATAATAGGGGGGTATGACATAGCCCTGATAAACAGCACTATCCAGCCGAACCCAGGGCCCCGCCGGGGGATGGTAGAAGGTGATCTGTCCTGGACTGGGCAGAAAATTGCGGGCTGGGTCCTCGGCATTGATCCGGCATTCAATGGCATGGCCATGGATGCGGATATCCTCTTGAGTATAACCCAGCTCCTCTCCGGCAGCAATCCGAATTTGTTCTTTGATCAGATCGATTCCGGTAATCAGTTCGGTTACCGGATGCTCTACCTGAATCCGGGTATTCATTTCCATAAAATAAAAATCGCCGTGTTTATCCAGCAAAAACTCAATGGTACCTGCATTGTAGTAACCCACAGCCCGGGCTGCCCGGATGGCCGCTTCTCCCATGCGTTGCCGCAATTCCGGGGTCAAGGCCGGGGAAGGTGCTTCCTCCAGCAATTTCTGGTTACGGCGCTGGATAGAGCAATCCCTTTCTCCCAGGTGAACTATGTTACCGTACTTGTCGCCCAGAATCTGAAATTCGATATGACGGGGTTCTTCCACATATTTTTCGATGTAAACCGCTTCATTGCCAAAGGCAGCCTTGGCCTCAGCCTGGGCGGTCTGCAGCTGTTTCAGCAATTCCCGCTCACTCTGAGCCACCCGCATACCCCGGCCGCCGCCACCGGCTGCAGCCTTGATCATCACTGGATAGCCGATTTCCCCGGCCACTCGCAGTGCTTCTTCCTCAGAAAGGACAACTCCTTCTGTCCCGGGCACCACTGGTACCCCTGCCTTAATCATAGTTTCCCGGGCTACCGCCTTGTCCCCCATTTTCCGGATGGCATCCACCGGGGGACCAATAAAGGTAATGCCGCAGCTCTGACAGATTTCAGCGAAATCTGCGTTTTCCGAAAGAAAACCAAAACCGGGATGGATGGCCTCTGCCCCTGAAACCTCCGCCGCTGCAATGATGTTGGTAATATTGAGATAACTCTTGGCCGAAGGAGCAGGGCCGATACAATAGGCTTCATCAGCAATTCTGGCATGCAAACTGTCCCGGTCTGCCTCGGAATAGACTGCTACAGTAGCAATCCCCAGTTCCCGGCAGGCCCGGATAATGCGCAACGCAATTTCTCCCCGGTTGGCGATCAGGATTTTTTTAAACATCTGTCCACCTCCAGGGCCCATTACATTTTTTCAATCAGGAACAGCGGCTGACCATATTCCACCGGTTGTCCGTTCTCTACCAGTACCGCCACTACCTTGCCGCTGACTTCGGCCTCAATCTCATTCATCAGCTTCATGGCTTCGATAATACAAACTGTCTGACCTTCAGTTACCATGCTGCCCACTTCCACAAAGGGTGGTGCATCCGGAGCCGGAGACCGGTAGAAAGTACCTACCATTGGGGATACGATTTCTACTGTATTGGCCTTGCAGACCTCAGGAGCAGGTGACACTGCCGGAGCCGGGGCTGCTGCAGGCTGTTCCGCCGCTACAGCCGGAGCCGGGGCCGGAGCTGCCTCTGTTACCACCTGGGTAATCACCGGGGTAGGAGCCATCATTACCGGAGCTGTTCCTCCCTTGCGAATGGCTACTTTAACTCCATCGCTTTCCAGGTGGACTTCGGTAATATCGGTATCCTGTATAACCTTAATCAATTCCTTGATTTCCTTCAGGTTCAGCATATTCTCCTCCTCAGCTGCTGTCCCGCCTGTAACCTCTTGCTGTACAGGGGGCTGATTTTCTTTTTTGGGCGGCCGGCCAACGGCTTCTGCTGCCGCTTCCGCCTGTTTTTGCCGTCTGAACTCAAAAAACTTGCGAGCGACCTGGGGAAAGAGAGCATAAGACAGCACGTCTTCAGGACTGGTCGCCAGATCTTTGATTTCTTCCGCACACCTGGCCAGTCTGGGCTCTAGCAGGTCAGCCGGACGGCAAGCAATTGGTTCCTCATTCCCCAGAATCCGGCGTGCTATTTCCTCTTTGATAGGAGCCGGCGGTCTGCCATAATAGCCGCGGACATAGGCTTTGACTTCACCGGGTACCAGCTTATAGCGTTCCCCGGCCAGCACATTTAATACCGCCTGGGTACCTACAATCTGACTGGTGGGAGTTACCAGCGGCGGATAGCCCAGATCCTCCCGCACCCGTGGTATTTCGGCCAAAACCTCCTGGATCCGGTGCAGGGCCCGTTGTTCTTCCAGCTGGGAAACCAGGTTGGAAATCATGCCTCCCGGTACCTGATGTTCAAAGACCTTCATATCAGTAATCCTGGTCACGCCCCGCTCGTACCCGTTTTTACGCCGCAATTCTTCAAAATAATGGGCAATCTCGAACAGCAGGTGGATGTCCAGTCCGGTGTCAAACTCCGTCCCTTCAAAAGCCCGGACCACTGTTTCTACCGGGGGCTGAGAAGCGCCAAAAGCCAGGGGCACAGCAGCTGTATCTACGATATCGACACCGGCATCAGCAGCCTTAAGATATGCCCCTACCGCCATACCCCCGATGTAATGGCTGTGCAACTCTACTGTCACCTTCAGTTCCTCTTTCAGAGCTTTTACCAGCTCATATGCCCGGTAGGGCGCCAGCAGACCAGCCATATCCTTGATGCAGATGGAATCAGTGCCCAGGCCAATCAGCTGCCGGGCCGTTTCCAGATAATGTTCCAGGGTATGCACCGGGCTGATGGTATAAACCACAGCGGCCTGAACATGAGCTCCTGCTTTTTTCGCCGCTTCAATGGGTTTGGCCAGGTTGCGCACATCATTTAAGGCATCGAAAATGCGGATGATATCGATTCCGTTCTCCACCGCTTTTTTTACGAACTCTTCAACGATATCATCAGGATAATGCTGATATCCCACCAGGGATTGGCCCCTTAACAACATCTGCAAGGGGGTGCGGTGAACATGCCGTTTGATGGTGCGCAGGCGTTCCCAGGGGTCT is a window from the Carboxydocella sporoproducens DSM 16521 genome containing:
- a CDS encoding DUF47 domain-containing protein, with protein sequence MLNLKPSKPIYFELFSKNGQAISQAARILKETVNDMSKLETNMATLKRIESEGDEITRQLLDELNSALITPFDREDVFRLAQFLDDILDYIYGTADRMILYRATEPTQCVKELAEVLADVCARVEKAVCLLNKVSANQEEIVKLCREINSLESRGDAIFRAGIQSLFDTAKDPMDFIRWKEIYEHMEHLLDLCEDVGDVLKGVVLKYA
- a CDS encoding inorganic phosphate transporter codes for the protein MLSITALLIIVIVLALAFDFINGFHDTANAIATSVSTRALKPQTAVMLAAVLNFAGAMAGTAVAKTIGKGIVETSLVNMHTLTAAMLGAIFWNLLTWYYGFPSSSSHALIGGLVGAAIASGGWQAVIIKGFTEKVLLPLVLSPIIGYLIGFTLMTVFYWIFGWFAPGKVNNVFRRLQILSAMSAAFSHGSNDAQKTMGIIALALFSAQVIPEFTVPIWVKAACALAMGLGTAAGGWRIIKTMGSKIFKMEPIHGFAADVTSSTVIYGASLLGVPVSTTHVVSSSILGVGSAKRFSAVNWQVAINIITAWFLTIPASGLVAYLTYWLIKGV
- a CDS encoding Asp23/Gls24 family envelope stress response protein; this translates as MDTSTIVEHQGDLGAVRIVPEVISIIAGLAASDVPGVAGMSGSLMGGIAEIFKKNPSKGVKAEVGEREVAIDIFLVVEYGVRIPDVAGQVQAAVKNAVESMTGMTVVEVNVHVQGVVFPQAETRNEEPQPPRVR
- the accC gene encoding acetyl-CoA carboxylase biotin carboxylase subunit, whose protein sequence is MFKKILIANRGEIALRIIRACRELGIATVAVYSEADRDSLHARIADEAYCIGPAPSAKSYLNITNIIAAAEVSGAEAIHPGFGFLSENADFAEICQSCGITFIGPPVDAIRKMGDKAVARETMIKAGVPVVPGTEGVVLSEEEALRVAGEIGYPVMIKAAAGGGGRGMRVAQSERELLKQLQTAQAEAKAAFGNEAVYIEKYVEEPRHIEFQILGDKYGNIVHLGERDCSIQRRNQKLLEEAPSPALTPELRQRMGEAAIRAARAVGYYNAGTIEFLLDKHGDFYFMEMNTRIQVEHPVTELITGIDLIKEQIRIAAGEELGYTQEDIRIHGHAIECRINAEDPARNFLPSPGQITFYHPPAGPWVRLDSAVYQGYVIPPYYDSMVGKLIVWGRDRQEAIARMQRALQEFVIEGIHTTIPFHLRILENAFFQRGEVYTNFIQRRLLNDES
- the accB gene encoding acetyl-CoA carboxylase biotin carboxyl carrier protein; amino-acid sequence: MVKKRVRITDTTLRDGHQSLWATRMRTEEMVPILDKLDKVGYNALEVWGGATFDVCLRYLNEDPWERLRTIKRHVHRTPLQMLLRGQSLVGYQHYPDDIVEEFVKKAVENGIDIIRIFDALNDVRNLAKPIEAAKKAGAHVQAAVVYTISPVHTLEHYLETARQLIGLGTDSICIKDMAGLLAPYRAYELVKALKEELKVTVELHSHYIGGMAVGAYLKAADAGVDIVDTAAVPLAFGASQPPVETVVRAFEGTEFDTGLDIHLLFEIAHYFEELRRKNGYERGVTRITDMKVFEHQVPGGMISNLVSQLEEQRALHRIQEVLAEIPRVREDLGYPPLVTPTSQIVGTQAVLNVLAGERYKLVPGEVKAYVRGYYGRPPAPIKEEIARRILGNEEPIACRPADLLEPRLARCAEEIKDLATSPEDVLSYALFPQVARKFFEFRRQKQAEAAAEAVGRPPKKENQPPVQQEVTGGTAAEEENMLNLKEIKELIKVIQDTDITEVHLESDGVKVAIRKGGTAPVMMAPTPVITQVVTEAAPAPAPAVAAEQPAAAPAPAVSPAPEVCKANTVEIVSPMVGTFYRSPAPDAPPFVEVGSMVTEGQTVCIIEAMKLMNEIEAEVSGKVVAVLVENGQPVEYGQPLFLIEKM